One segment of Marvinbryantia formatexigens DSM 14469 DNA contains the following:
- a CDS encoding acetate kinase, whose product MNVLVINCGSSSLKYQLINSDSEEVLAKGLCERIGIDGRLVYQKAGCDKEITEAAMPTHKQAIQMVLDALVNEKTGAIKSLKEVEAVGHRVVHGGEKFASSVVINDEVLKAIEECNDLAPLHNPANLIGINACAELMPGVPMVAVFDTAFHQTMPEKAYLYGLPYEYYEKYAVRRYGFHGTSHSFVSKHAAEFLGLDLNDSKIIVAHLGNGASISAVQNGKCVDTSMGLTPLEGLVMGTRSGDIDPAIMEYIAKKENLDIAGVMNVLNKKSGVFGISKELSSDFRDLEDAMNDGNKYAAAAIEVFSYRVAKYIGSYVAAMNGVDAIAFTAGIGENAPLVREKVLGYLGYLGITLDAEENKKRGEDLVISTADSKVKVAVIPTNEELAICRETVALV is encoded by the coding sequence ATGAATGTTTTAGTTATTAACTGCGGAAGCTCATCCCTGAAATACCAGCTGATCAATTCGGATTCCGAGGAAGTGCTCGCAAAGGGTCTCTGCGAGAGAATCGGCATCGACGGAAGACTGGTTTACCAGAAGGCGGGCTGCGACAAGGAAATCACCGAGGCGGCTATGCCGACGCACAAGCAGGCGATCCAGATGGTGCTGGATGCACTTGTAAACGAAAAGACCGGCGCGATCAAATCCCTGAAAGAGGTGGAGGCAGTCGGCCACAGAGTCGTACACGGCGGAGAGAAATTCGCAAGCTCTGTTGTGATCAACGACGAAGTACTGAAGGCGATCGAGGAGTGCAACGACCTTGCGCCGCTGCACAACCCGGCAAACCTCATCGGCATCAATGCCTGCGCAGAGCTGATGCCGGGCGTACCGATGGTAGCTGTGTTCGATACCGCTTTCCATCAGACTATGCCGGAGAAGGCATATCTTTATGGACTTCCGTATGAATATTATGAGAAATACGCTGTAAGACGCTACGGCTTCCACGGAACAAGCCACAGCTTTGTTTCCAAACATGCTGCAGAGTTCCTTGGTCTGGATCTGAACGATTCCAAAATCATCGTGGCGCATCTGGGCAACGGCGCTTCCATCAGCGCAGTACAGAATGGCAAATGTGTGGATACCTCTATGGGTCTGACACCGCTTGAGGGTCTTGTAATGGGTACCCGTTCCGGCGATATCGATCCGGCGATCATGGAGTACATCGCAAAGAAGGAAAATCTGGATATCGCAGGCGTGATGAATGTGCTGAACAAAAAATCCGGCGTGTTCGGTATTTCCAAAGAGCTGTCCAGCGATTTCCGCGACCTGGAGGATGCGATGAACGACGGAAATAAATATGCGGCGGCGGCTATAGAAGTATTCAGCTACCGTGTGGCAAAATACATCGGCTCCTATGTGGCGGCGATGAACGGCGTGGATGCGATCGCATTTACCGCAGGCATCGGCGAGAATGCGCCACTTGTCCGCGAAAAGGTACTTGGCTATCTTGGTTACCTTGGCATTACGCTGGATGCGGAGGAGAATAAGAAGCGCGGAGAGGATCTGGTTATCTCCACTGCGGATTCTAAAGTAAAGGTTGCAGTCATCCCGACAAATGAGGAGCTGGCGATCTGCCGCGAGACCGTAGCGCTCGTATAA
- a CDS encoding NCS2 family permease has protein sequence MLEKLFKLKENNTNVKTEVIAGITTFMTMAYILAVNPNILSAAGMDRGAVFTATAAASFLGTLFMSLFANYPFALAPGMGLNAYFAYTVVLQMGYSWQVALAAVFIEGIIFILLSLCNVREAIFNAIPLSLKHAVSVGIGLFIAFIGLQNAKIVLANGSTLVGLFSVESFQSLNDGAGSFNDVGITVLLAVIGTLITAILVVKKVKGNILWGILITWLLGIVCQLCGLYVPNAEIGMYSLLPDFSGGISVPSIAPIFAKFSFSGVPVLQMIVIVFAFLFVDMFDTLGTLIGVSTKAGMLDKDGKLPHIKGALLADACATTAGAVMGTSTVTTFVESASGVAEGGRTGLTSAVTAILFALSLLLSPIFLAIPSFATAPALIIVGFYMLSNVGSIDFSDAGEGIPAFICIAAMPMFYSISEGIAMGVISYVVINVLSGKAKEKKISVVMYVLCALFILKYLFI, from the coding sequence ATGCTGGAAAAACTTTTTAAGCTGAAGGAAAATAACACAAATGTAAAAACAGAAGTAATTGCCGGTATTACCACCTTCATGACGATGGCGTATATTCTGGCGGTAAACCCGAATATTCTTTCCGCAGCCGGAATGGACCGCGGCGCAGTATTTACGGCGACTGCGGCGGCATCCTTCCTGGGCACGCTTTTTATGTCGCTTTTTGCGAATTATCCGTTTGCACTGGCTCCGGGCATGGGGCTGAACGCCTACTTTGCCTACACGGTCGTACTGCAGATGGGCTATTCCTGGCAGGTGGCTCTGGCGGCGGTATTTATTGAAGGTATTATTTTTATTCTGCTGTCTCTGTGCAATGTGCGGGAAGCGATTTTCAATGCCATCCCGCTCAGCCTGAAGCATGCGGTCAGCGTCGGCATCGGGCTCTTCATCGCGTTTATCGGTCTGCAGAATGCCAAAATCGTGCTTGCAAACGGAAGCACGCTGGTAGGGCTGTTTTCCGTGGAAAGCTTCCAGAGCCTGAACGACGGTGCCGGTTCCTTTAATGATGTGGGAATCACGGTTCTGCTTGCCGTGATTGGCACGCTGATTACGGCGATTCTGGTAGTGAAAAAGGTGAAGGGAAATATTCTCTGGGGAATTCTGATTACCTGGCTGCTCGGTATCGTCTGCCAGCTCTGCGGTCTGTATGTTCCGAACGCGGAGATAGGTATGTACTCCCTGCTTCCGGATTTCTCCGGCGGTATTTCCGTGCCGTCCATCGCGCCGATTTTTGCAAAGTTTTCTTTCAGCGGCGTTCCGGTTCTGCAGATGATCGTGATTGTATTCGCCTTTTTGTTTGTCGATATGTTTGATACGCTGGGAACGCTGATCGGTGTGTCTACAAAAGCGGGAATGCTCGATAAGGATGGAAAGCTTCCGCATATTAAAGGCGCGCTGCTTGCGGATGCCTGCGCGACGACGGCGGGCGCCGTGATGGGTACCTCCACCGTTACCACATTTGTGGAGAGCGCCTCCGGTGTGGCAGAGGGCGGAAGAACCGGTCTCACCTCTGCGGTGACGGCGATCCTGTTTGCGCTTTCACTTTTGCTTTCCCCGATCTTCCTGGCGATTCCGTCCTTTGCGACGGCTCCTGCGCTGATTATCGTGGGCTTCTATATGCTCAGCAATGTCGGAAGCATTGATTTCTCCGATGCGGGAGAGGGTATCCCGGCATTTATCTGCATCGCGGCGATGCCGATGTTTTACAGCATCTCCGAGGGAATCGCAATGGGCGTGATTTCCTATGTTGTTATCAATGTGCTGAGCGGAAAAGCAAAGGAAAAGAAAATCAGCGTGGTCATGTATGTGCTCTGTGCGCTGTTTATCTTGAAATATCTGTTCATATAG
- a CDS encoding YceD family protein has translation MLIDLNEVIKNDGRVMQTDVMPEMKQFVSKMGAFPIVMQQPVSLEIRNMGDRKLQITGSTVLTVRIPCDRCLEDVDVTLELSFEKEADLNKSEAESQQTLENFVYVEGYSLDVDKLVYSELLVNWPSKVLCKEDCKGICSICGTNLNQNTCNCRKEETDLRMAKIQEIFNKYKEV, from the coding sequence ATGCTGATAGACTTAAACGAAGTGATAAAAAACGACGGAAGAGTGATGCAGACAGACGTCATGCCGGAAATGAAGCAGTTTGTTTCAAAAATGGGAGCATTTCCTATCGTTATGCAGCAGCCGGTTTCCCTGGAGATTCGGAACATGGGAGACAGAAAGCTGCAGATTACGGGGAGTACCGTGCTGACGGTGCGTATTCCCTGTGACCGGTGTCTGGAGGACGTCGATGTCACGCTGGAGCTGTCTTTTGAAAAAGAGGCAGATTTGAATAAGAGTGAGGCGGAGAGCCAGCAGACGCTGGAAAATTTTGTTTATGTAGAAGGGTACAGTCTGGATGTGGATAAACTTGTTTATTCCGAGCTGCTGGTGAATTGGCCGTCCAAAGTGCTTTGTAAAGAAGACTGCAAAGGAATTTGCAGTATCTGCGGAACCAATTTAAATCAGAATACCTGTAACTGCAGGAAAGAGGAAACAGACCTGCGGATGGCGAAAATCCAGGAGATTTTTAACAAATATAAGGAGGTGTGA
- the rpmF gene encoding 50S ribosomal protein L32, whose amino-acid sequence MSICPKNKSSKGRRDKRRANWKMTAPNLVKCSKCGELMMSHRVCKNCGTYNKKEIIAQD is encoded by the coding sequence ATGTCTATCTGCCCGAAGAATAAATCTTCCAAAGGAAGAAGGGACAAAAGAAGAGCAAACTGGAAAATGACTGCTCCGAACCTTGTAAAGTGCAGCAAATGCGGTGAGCTGATGATGTCCCACAGAGTCTGCAAGAACTGCGGAACCTACAACAAAAAAGAGATTATCGCTCAGGATTAA
- the plsX gene encoding phosphate acyltransferase PlsX — translation MEESVRVVVDAMGGDYAPVEPVHGAVEAVLADESVRVILTGKREVIEKELAKYTYPKDRIEIVHAEEVIETGEPPVNAIRRKKDSSIAVGMRLVKKGEADAFVSSGSTGAVLVGGQLLVGRIRGVERPPLAPLIPTENGVALLIDCGANVDARPSHLVQFARMGSVYMKNVLGIENPRVGIVNIGVEEEKGNALVKETYPLLKECPDINFVGSVEARDIPAGACDVVVCEAFVGNVILKLYEGVGATLIKKIKQGLMTSLRSKIGAILIKPALKETVKTFDATQYGGAPMLGLNGLVVKTHGSAKNGEIKNAIMQCAQFKKQHISEIMRELFREEQNNQEG, via the coding sequence ATGGAGGAAAGTGTACGGGTAGTTGTCGATGCTATGGGCGGGGATTATGCTCCGGTGGAGCCGGTTCACGGAGCAGTGGAAGCTGTACTCGCTGATGAAAGCGTCCGGGTGATCCTCACCGGAAAGCGTGAGGTCATAGAAAAGGAGCTGGCAAAGTATACTTACCCGAAAGACCGGATAGAAATTGTCCATGCAGAAGAAGTGATTGAAACCGGAGAGCCGCCGGTAAATGCCATCCGCAGGAAAAAGGATTCCTCGATCGCGGTAGGTATGCGGCTGGTAAAGAAGGGGGAAGCGGATGCGTTCGTCTCCTCCGGCAGCACCGGGGCTGTGCTGGTTGGCGGACAGCTTCTTGTGGGCAGGATCCGTGGTGTGGAGCGGCCACCCCTGGCGCCGCTTATTCCTACCGAAAACGGCGTGGCGCTTCTGATTGACTGCGGTGCAAATGTGGATGCACGTCCATCCCATCTTGTCCAGTTTGCCAGAATGGGTTCCGTCTATATGAAAAATGTGTTAGGCATTGAAAATCCGCGCGTCGGCATTGTCAATATCGGTGTGGAGGAAGAAAAAGGGAATGCCCTGGTAAAAGAGACATATCCTTTATTAAAAGAGTGCCCGGATATCAATTTTGTCGGCAGTGTGGAGGCGCGGGATATCCCCGCCGGAGCATGTGACGTCGTTGTCTGTGAGGCGTTTGTCGGCAATGTGATCTTAAAGCTCTATGAGGGCGTGGGCGCGACGCTGATCAAAAAGATAAAGCAGGGACTGATGACAAGTCTGCGCTCTAAGATTGGCGCGATTCTGATAAAACCGGCGCTGAAGGAAACAGTAAAAACCTTCGATGCCACACAGTACGGAGGAGCCCCGATGCTCGGTCTGAACGGACTGGTGGTAAAAACACACGGAAGTGCGAAAAACGGCGAGATAAAAAATGCCATTATGCAGTGTGCACAATTCAAAAAACAGCACATCAGCGAAATTATGAGAGAGCTGTTTAGGGAAGAACAGAATAATCAGGAGGGATAA
- the acpP gene encoding acyl carrier protein — MELEKLQKIIAEVMNVDADEITTDMTFVDDIGADSLDVYQIIMGIEEEFDIEIPTEEAEKIVSVGDAVEAIRNAVN, encoded by the coding sequence ATGGAATTAGAGAAATTGCAGAAAATTATTGCGGAAGTTATGAATGTGGATGCGGATGAGATTACCACGGATATGACCTTTGTGGATGACATCGGTGCGGATTCGCTGGATGTTTATCAGATTATTATGGGCATCGAAGAGGAATTTGATATTGAGATTCCGACAGAAGAAGCGGAAAAAATCGTTTCGGTAGGCGATGCGGTAGAAGCAATCAGAAATGCAGTGAATTAA
- the rnc gene encoding ribonuclease III, with product MSRDISELEQMTGYSFKDKELLENALRHSSYANEHKKYHLKDNERLEFLGDAVLELSSSEYLYRHYPKMKEGEMTKLRASIVCEPTLAQCAAAIELGSFLRLGRGEEQTGGRHRDSVVSDAMEALIGAIFLDGGFTSAKEFVNRFILNGVEHKKLFFDSKTILQEIVQSSYKGEAMSYHLLREEGPEHDKTFVVQLFIGDKGFEEGRGRTKKSAEQEAAYRTMMILKGQQ from the coding sequence ATGTCAAGAGATATAAGCGAGCTGGAGCAGATGACGGGATACAGCTTTAAGGATAAGGAGCTGCTGGAAAATGCGCTCCGTCACAGCTCATATGCAAACGAACATAAAAAATATCACCTAAAGGATAACGAACGTCTGGAATTTCTCGGCGATGCGGTGCTGGAGCTGTCCAGCAGCGAATACCTGTACCGTCATTACCCGAAAATGAAGGAGGGCGAAATGACGAAGCTGCGGGCGAGCATCGTGTGCGAGCCGACGCTGGCACAGTGCGCGGCGGCGATCGAGCTTGGCTCTTTTCTGCGGCTGGGCAGAGGCGAGGAGCAGACGGGCGGACGCCACCGCGATTCCGTTGTCTCCGACGCGATGGAGGCGCTGATTGGCGCGATTTTTCTGGATGGTGGTTTTACTAGTGCGAAAGAATTCGTAAACAGATTTATTTTAAACGGGGTAGAGCATAAAAAACTCTTTTTTGATAGTAAAACTATCCTGCAGGAAATCGTGCAGAGCTCCTACAAGGGAGAGGCAATGTCCTATCATCTTCTGCGCGAGGAGGGACCGGAGCACGACAAGACCTTCGTGGTGCAGCTCTTTATCGGCGATAAGGGCTTTGAGGAAGGGCGCGGCAGGACGAAAAAGAGTGCCGAGCAGGAGGCGGCATACCGTACTATGATGATTTTGAAAGGACAACAGTAA